The Ancylobacter sp. WKF20 genome contains a region encoding:
- a CDS encoding RT0821/Lpp0805 family surface protein: MMRIPAPYTHAGALRTAACSVSFVAVALLLAGCSGTSALDPIATGSISATPAAYAAEPVPKGVAPEDWVAARKALAEALVEKDAAPSVPWENYVSATRGTVTPLSKTADASGGHCREFLMSFVKDSGEEWLQGAACRTKTGWKVDQARLLERS, encoded by the coding sequence ATGATGCGCATTCCGGCTCCATATACGCACGCCGGCGCGCTTCGGACAGCGGCTTGCTCCGTATCCTTCGTCGCGGTCGCTTTGCTGCTCGCCGGCTGCTCGGGCACCTCCGCGCTCGATCCCATCGCCACCGGCTCGATCAGCGCCACCCCGGCCGCCTATGCCGCCGAACCCGTGCCCAAGGGCGTCGCCCCGGAGGACTGGGTGGCCGCGCGCAAGGCGCTAGCCGAGGCGCTGGTCGAAAAGGACGCCGCCCCGAGCGTGCCGTGGGAGAATTATGTCAGCGCCACGCGCGGCACCGTCACCCCGCTCAGCAAGACCGCCGACGCGAGTGGTGGCCATTGCCGCGAGTTCCTCATGAGCTTCGTCAAGGACAGCGGCGAGGAATGGCTGCAGGGCGCGGCCTGCCGCACCAAGACCGGCTGGAAGGTAGATCAGGCCCGCCTGCTGGAGCGCAGCTAG
- a CDS encoding SDR family NAD(P)-dependent oxidoreductase — protein sequence MTKGSNQPRRTLLLTGASRGIGHATVKRFSAAGWRVITCSRHAFPENCPWEMGPEDHIQVDLSNPEDTLRAVDEIKSRLENGELHALVNNAGISPKGAGGSRLSTLNTPQEAWHKVFQVNFFAPILLARGLLEELKRTHGAVVNVTSIAGSRVHPFAGAAYATSKAALAGLTREMAADFGPLGVRVNAIAPGEIDTSILSPGTEKIVEQIPMQRLGTPDEVAKIIYVLCTETSSYLNGAEIHINGGQHV from the coding sequence ATGACCAAGGGTTCCAACCAGCCTCGCCGTACCTTGCTGCTCACCGGCGCCTCGCGCGGGATCGGCCACGCCACCGTCAAGCGGTTCTCCGCTGCCGGCTGGCGGGTGATCACCTGCTCGCGCCATGCCTTCCCGGAAAACTGCCCGTGGGAGATGGGGCCGGAGGACCATATCCAGGTCGACCTCTCCAATCCCGAGGACACGCTGCGCGCGGTCGACGAGATCAAGAGCCGGCTGGAGAATGGTGAGCTGCACGCGCTGGTCAACAATGCCGGCATCTCGCCCAAGGGCGCGGGCGGGTCGCGGCTCAGCACGCTCAACACGCCGCAGGAGGCCTGGCACAAGGTCTTCCAGGTCAATTTCTTCGCCCCCATCCTGCTGGCGCGCGGCCTGCTGGAGGAGCTGAAGCGCACCCATGGCGCGGTGGTGAACGTCACCTCCATCGCCGGCTCGCGGGTGCACCCCTTCGCCGGCGCGGCCTATGCGACCTCGAAGGCGGCGCTGGCCGGGCTGACGCGCGAGATGGCGGCGGATTTCGGCCCGCTCGGCGTGCGGGTGAACGCCATCGCCCCCGGCGAGATCGACACCTCGATCCTCTCGCCCGGCACGGAGAAGATCGTCGAGCAGATCCCGATGCAGCGCCTTGGCACGCCCGACGAGGTGGCCAAGATCATCTATGTGCTGTGCACGGAGACCTCGTCCTACCTCAATGGCGCCGAGATCCACATCAATGGCGGCCAGCACGTCTGA
- a CDS encoding magnesium transporter CorA family protein translates to MITAYCVREGALTGVPVTPDSTLPPDTIWIDVLRPSEAEDDLVESALGIAIPTRDEMIEIEPSSRLRLENGAIYLTGSLVCHSEDERPTLSAVTFILARHRLVTLRYDEPKPFRLVTAELGRGCPADMTGERLLMELLDTIVDRAADIIERLSAHIEALSERIFDREARTDQNQRYRALLARIARLGDLASKVRESLVSMARIFTFLAAEGELKAMSKDQKTALKSLQRDATSLTDHVSYLGDKITFLLDATLGLVSIEQNNIIKIFAVLSVVLMPPTLIASIYGMNFEHMPELALTWGYPAALIAMLIAAIVPYWIFKWRRWL, encoded by the coding sequence ATGATCACCGCCTATTGCGTGCGCGAGGGCGCGCTCACGGGAGTGCCCGTCACGCCCGACAGCACGCTGCCGCCCGACACGATCTGGATCGACGTGCTGCGCCCCTCCGAGGCGGAGGACGATCTGGTCGAATCGGCGCTCGGCATCGCCATCCCCACGCGCGACGAGATGATCGAGATCGAGCCATCGAGCCGCCTCCGGCTGGAAAATGGCGCGATCTACCTCACAGGCAGCCTGGTCTGCCATTCGGAAGACGAGCGCCCGACGCTCTCCGCCGTCACCTTCATTCTCGCCCGCCACCGGCTGGTCACGCTGCGCTATGACGAGCCCAAGCCCTTCCGGCTGGTCACCGCCGAGCTCGGCCGCGGCTGCCCGGCCGACATGACCGGCGAGCGGCTGCTGATGGAACTGCTCGACACCATCGTCGACCGCGCCGCCGACATCATCGAGCGCCTCAGCGCCCATATCGAGGCGCTGTCCGAGCGCATCTTCGACCGCGAGGCCCGCACCGACCAGAACCAGCGCTACCGCGCGCTGCTGGCGCGAATCGCCCGGCTCGGCGACCTCGCCTCCAAGGTGCGCGAAAGCCTCGTCAGCATGGCCCGCATCTTCACCTTCCTCGCCGCCGAGGGCGAGCTGAAGGCGATGTCGAAGGACCAGAAGACGGCGCTGAAGAGCCTCCAGCGCGACGCCACATCGCTCACCGACCATGTGAGCTATCTCGGCGACAAGATCACCTTCCTGCTCGACGCCACGCTGGGCCTCGTCAGCATCGAGCAGAACAACATCATCAAGATTTTCGCGGTGCTCTCGGTGGTGCTGATGCCGCCGACGCTGATCGCCTCGATTTACGGCATGAATTTCGAGCACATGCCCGAGCTCGCCCTGACATGGGGCTACCCGGCGGCGCTGATCGCCATGCTGATCGCGGCGATCGTGCCCTACTGGATCTTCAAATGGCGCCGCTGGCTGTGA
- a CDS encoding J domain-containing protein, with the protein MRDPYDILGVARSADATEIKRAFRKLAKKLHPDANPDDPKAQDKFAELNSAHEILSDPDKRGKFDRGEIDAEGKPKGFEGFPGGAGGFRRGGGGFQQGPAGETIFESFSFGQEGARRSGHGPHDAGGFDDVLSDILSGLGGGRGRARGRGRAETPRGNDIDITVPVPLETVVEGGPVKVHLPNGRVMEVKIPARVAEGHRMRMKGQGEPSAFGGTPGDAYVVVAYAPHRLFKVEGADLRADVPLPLAQAVLGGKLRVPTLKGEVELSLPAWTDSGRTFRLRGKGLPKPDGGDGDLLATVRIALPAERDPELEALLRKRSGA; encoded by the coding sequence ATGCGCGACCCCTATGACATCCTCGGCGTTGCCCGCAGCGCCGACGCAACCGAGATCAAGCGGGCTTTCCGCAAGCTCGCCAAGAAACTGCACCCTGACGCCAACCCGGATGATCCGAAGGCGCAGGACAAGTTCGCCGAGCTGAACTCCGCGCACGAAATTCTCTCGGACCCCGACAAGCGCGGCAAGTTCGACCGCGGCGAGATCGACGCCGAAGGCAAGCCGAAAGGCTTCGAGGGTTTTCCCGGCGGCGCCGGCGGTTTTCGCCGGGGCGGCGGTGGCTTCCAGCAGGGCCCGGCGGGCGAGACGATATTCGAGAGCTTCTCCTTCGGCCAGGAGGGCGCGCGGCGCTCCGGCCATGGCCCGCATGACGCCGGCGGCTTCGACGACGTGCTCTCCGACATTCTGAGCGGCCTCGGCGGCGGACGCGGCCGGGCGCGCGGGCGTGGCCGGGCGGAAACGCCGCGCGGCAACGACATCGACATCACCGTGCCGGTGCCACTGGAAACCGTGGTCGAGGGTGGCCCGGTCAAGGTCCACCTCCCCAATGGCCGGGTGATGGAGGTCAAGATCCCCGCCCGCGTCGCCGAGGGCCATCGCATGCGCATGAAGGGGCAGGGCGAGCCCAGTGCCTTTGGCGGCACGCCGGGCGACGCCTATGTCGTCGTCGCCTATGCCCCGCACCGCCTGTTCAAGGTGGAGGGCGCGGATCTGCGCGCCGACGTGCCGCTGCCGCTCGCCCAGGCGGTGCTCGGTGGCAAGCTGCGTGTGCCGACGCTGAAGGGCGAGGTCGAGCTCTCCCTCCCGGCCTGGACCGATTCGGGGCGCACCTTCCGCCTGCGCGGCAAGGGCCTGCCCAAGCCCGATGGGGGCGACGGCGATCTTCTGGCCACCGTCCGCATTGCCCTCCCGGCCGAGCGCGACCCCGAGCTGGAGGCGCTGCTGCGCAAGCGCAGCGGGGCCTGA
- the pdxH gene encoding pyridoxamine 5'-phosphate oxidase, with amino-acid sequence MEAPEELTSGDFTEAAEPFQLFEDWFAEAKASEPNDPNAMALATVDADGLPDVRMVLLNARDTRGFVFFTNSNSAKGRELAGTPKAAVLFHWKSLRRQIRVRGPVEMVTEAEADAYFASRPRLSQIGAWASQQSSALEGRFALEAAVAKFTAKHALGEVPRPPHWNGYRIRPVQIEFWHDRPFRLHDRVVFERATPEVDGWSKTRLYP; translated from the coding sequence ATGGAAGCGCCTGAAGAGTTAACATCCGGTGATTTCACGGAAGCCGCCGAGCCGTTCCAGCTCTTTGAGGACTGGTTCGCGGAGGCAAAGGCGAGTGAACCCAACGACCCCAACGCCATGGCGCTGGCGACCGTCGATGCCGACGGGCTGCCGGATGTGCGCATGGTGCTGCTGAACGCCCGTGACACGCGCGGCTTCGTGTTCTTCACCAACTCCAACAGCGCCAAGGGCCGCGAGCTCGCCGGCACGCCCAAGGCGGCGGTGCTGTTCCACTGGAAGTCGCTGCGCCGGCAGATCCGGGTGCGCGGGCCGGTGGAGATGGTGACCGAGGCGGAGGCGGACGCCTATTTCGCCAGCCGTCCGCGCCTGTCGCAGATCGGTGCCTGGGCGAGCCAGCAGTCGAGCGCGCTCGAAGGTCGCTTCGCGCTGGAGGCGGCGGTGGCGAAGTTCACTGCCAAGCACGCCCTGGGCGAGGTGCCGCGCCCGCCGCACTGGAACGGCTACCGCATCCGCCCGGTGCAGATCGAGTTCTGGCACGACCGCCCGTTTCGCCTGCATGACCGCGTGGTCTTCGAGCGCGCGACGCCCGAGGTGGACGGCTGGAGCAAGACGCGGCTCTACCCTTGA